A genomic region of Arachis hypogaea cultivar Tifrunner chromosome 5, arahy.Tifrunner.gnm2.J5K5, whole genome shotgun sequence contains the following coding sequences:
- the LOC112803532 gene encoding uncharacterized protein: MTLVKVSKQRLQSIRDDGWSSLLNEVLLFCDSHNILAPNMNDIFVTQGRSRRKIQKVLNLHHFQVELFYQVIDRQLQELNNRFIEVNTELLLCISCLNPSDSFFAFDKEKLLRLAEFYPHEFSSTQLLALDSQLENFILDMRLDDQFSNINGIIGLSQKLVETKNHIVYPLVFLLLKLALILPVATASVERTFSAMNIIKSRLRNRMGDEWLNDCLVTYIERETFNQVDNETIIQHFQNTKTRREVPSRFEAKKVSS; encoded by the coding sequence ATGACATTGGTTAAAGTGTCCAAGCAACGATTGCAAAGTATAAGAGACGATGGTTGGTCCTCTTTGCTCAACGAAGTTTTACTATTTTGTGATAGTCACAATATTCTTGCTCcaaatatgaatgatatattTGTAACACAAGGAAGATCAAGGCGCAAAATCCAAAAGGTCTTAAACTTGCATCATTTTCAAGTTGAATTATTTTATCAAGTGATTGATAGACAACTTCAAGAGCTTAACAATCGTTTTATAGAGGTAAATACCGAGCTACTTCTTTGTATATCTTGTTTGAATCCAAGTGACTCATTTTTTGCATTTGATAAGGAGAAGTTGCTTCGTTTAGCTGAATTTTATCCACATGAATTTTCTTCTACTCAACTTTTGGCACTTGATAGTCAACTTGAGAATTTTATATTGGATATGCGTCTtgatgatcaattctcaaatatAAATGGAATCATCGGACTATCTCAAAAGTTAGTTGAGACAAAAAATCATATTGTTTATCCATTGGTATTTCTTCTGTTGAAATTAGCTTTGATTCTACCTGTGGCAACAGCATCAGTTGAGAGAACATTTTCTGCTATGAATATCATAAAGAGTCGACTTCGTAATCGAATGGGAGATGAGTGGTTGAATGATTGTTTGGTTacatatatagaaagagagacattcaaTCAAGTTGATAATGaaacaattattcaacattttcaaaatacgaaaacaagaagagaagtaCCTTCAAGATTTGAAGCGAAGAAAGTTAGCAGCTAA
- the LOC112803533 gene encoding uncharacterized protein gives MNSAHNQARRKCEALMKQKQHIEVVFQKHSDQAKRDYRTHLTATIECIRFLLRQGLAFRGDDESHNSNNQGNILELLDFLAQHNTEIDRVLKNARGNLKLVAPKIQKDIVRAAASETTKVIIDDLGDDLFAVLVDEAREISVKEQMAVCLRYVNKEGIVMERFLGLVHVSSTNALSLKVALESLLTKHNLSLARIRGQGYDGATNMQGEFNGLKSLILKENACAFYVRCFAHQLQLALVVVAKKQVKIALLFNLLASLCNIVGASCKRKDMLRESQMQKTIVALQNRDVSSGRGLNQETTLKRAGDTRWGSHYGTILSLISIFSSVVEVLEVIKEDGNNPEQRA, from the coding sequence atgaacagtgctcaTAATCAAGCTCGAAGAAAATGCGAAGCACTCATGAAGCAAAAAcaacatattgaagttgtttttCAAAAGCATTCAGACCAAGCTAAAAGAGATTACCGAACTCACTTAACAGCAACAATTGAGTGCATTAGGTTCTTATTGCGACAAGGATTGGCCTTTCGTGGTGATGATGAATCGCACAATTCAAATAATCAAGGTAATATTTTGGAGCTTCTTGACTTTCTTGCTCAACATAATACAGAGATTGATCGTGTTTTAAAAAATGCTCGTGGAAACCTTAAGCTAGTAGCACCTAAAATTCAAAAAGATATTGTTAGAGCTGCTGCAAGTGAAACTACTAAagttattattgatgatcttggAGATGATTTATTTGCTGTTTTAGTTGATGAAGCTCGAGAAATTTCTGTTAAAGAGCAAATGGCTGTTTGTTTGCGGTATGTGAACAAAGAAGGGATTGTAATGGAGCGATTTCTTGGCCTTGTCCATGTTTCTAGCACAAATGCGTTGTCGTTAAAAGTAGCTTTGGAATCTTTATTAACAAAGCATAATTTAAGTTTAGCAAGAATACGTGGACAAGGTTACGATGGAGCTACTAATATGCAGGGAGAATTTAATGGCTTAAAAAGTTTGATCTTGAAAGAAAATGCTTGTGCTTTTTATGTTCGTTGTTTTGCTCACCAACTTCAATTAGCACTTGTGGTTGTTGCAAAGAAACAGGTCAAAATTGCACTACTTTTTAATTTGCTTGCTAGTTTGTGCAATATTGTTGGAGCTTCTTGTAAACGTAAAGACATGCTTCGTGAAAGTCAAATGCAAAAGACAATTGTTGCATTACAAAATAGAGATGTTTCTAGTGGGCGTGGCTTAAATCAAGAAACAACATTGAAAAGGGCAGGTGATACTCGATGGGGCTCACATTATGGTACAATACTTAGCttgatttctattttttcttccgTGGTAGAAGTTCTTGAAGTTATTAAGGAAGATGGAAATAATCCTGAACAAAGAGCTTAA